In one Umezawaea sp. Da 62-37 genomic region, the following are encoded:
- a CDS encoding aminotransferase class I/II-fold pyridoxal phosphate-dependent enzyme translates to MARIVHQLSLNENCSPPLPGVRDALTASLDHVHLTLDALADGLASDLAGHLGLDAERVVAGAGSGALLQQFLTAHAGAGSTVVHTWPSFEMYPLLIRNALAEPVAVPGPDDRQDLAAVAAAVTPDTKVVLLCNPNNPTGEVLDAARLRDLLDALPSHVLVLVDEAYREFADPAVIADAVELARTDDRVAVVRTFSKSHGLLGLRVGYLVGAAEVVAPLRRTTPFYRVPTVAQSAALAALKAEPEMREQCERVAAERDRVRSGLLDLRFDVPPSGGNFLWLRLGARNEEFVAHLAGDGIAVRVLAGGAGVRVSTGTPEANDAVLRAAARFATGPASPRAGSPAAPAMTNDR, encoded by the coding sequence CGTCCACCAACTATCCCTCAACGAGAACTGCTCGCCGCCATTGCCGGGTGTTCGCGACGCGTTGACGGCTTCCCTGGACCACGTCCACCTCACCCTCGACGCCCTGGCCGACGGCCTCGCTTCGGACCTCGCCGGGCACTTGGGCCTCGACGCGGAACGGGTGGTGGCCGGGGCCGGATCCGGGGCGCTGCTGCAGCAGTTCCTCACAGCCCACGCCGGTGCGGGTTCGACGGTCGTGCACACCTGGCCGTCGTTCGAGATGTACCCGCTGCTGATCCGCAACGCGCTCGCCGAGCCGGTCGCCGTGCCGGGCCCCGACGACCGGCAGGACCTGGCCGCCGTGGCCGCCGCCGTCACCCCGGACACGAAGGTCGTCCTGCTCTGCAACCCGAACAACCCCACCGGTGAGGTCCTCGACGCCGCCCGGCTGCGCGACCTGCTCGACGCCCTGCCGTCGCACGTGCTCGTGCTCGTCGACGAGGCCTACCGGGAGTTCGCCGACCCGGCCGTGATCGCCGACGCCGTGGAATTGGCCAGGACCGACGACCGGGTGGCGGTCGTCCGGACCTTCTCCAAGTCCCACGGGCTGCTGGGCCTGCGCGTCGGGTACCTGGTGGGGGCGGCGGAGGTCGTCGCCCCGCTGCGCCGCACGACGCCGTTCTACCGCGTCCCGACCGTCGCCCAGTCGGCGGCGCTGGCCGCCCTCAAGGCCGAGCCCGAGATGCGGGAGCAGTGCGAGCGGGTGGCCGCCGAGCGCGACCGCGTCCGGTCGGGGCTGCTGGACCTGCGCTTCGACGTGCCACCCAGCGGCGGCAACTTCCTGTGGCTGCGGCTCGGTGCGCGCAACGAGGAGTTCGTGGCGCACCTGGCCGGGGACGGCATCGCGGTCCGCGTGCTGGCGGGCGGCGCCGGGGTCAGGGTCAGCACCGGCACCCCCGAGGCCAACGACGCCGTCCTGCGCGCGGCCGCCCGGTTCGCGACCGGACCCGCGTCACCCCGCGCGGGATCGCCGGCGGCGCCCGCCATGACCAACGACCGCTGA